CGTGTCTGCAGGGACTTCCAATAAATTCACAGAATAATTATCTAAAGATCCAGAGTACAAATTGACATAATCATCTTTGGAAAACGCGACAGCAATACGGTCACAGCGTTCATTGCCGGGAATACCGATGTGGCCGCGAGAATATTTCCACTCAATTTTATTGCGAGCGCCGCGCTCTTGCACAAGCTGAGAAATCTCTTCCCACAAATCGCGATTGGAAACGTCTTGACCTTCGGCCGTTTGCCAGTTTCTTTTTTTCCAACCCCAAATCCACTGTGTGATTCCGCGAATCAGATACGTCGAATCCGTATAGAAATGAATTTGACCTGGTTGATTGCGCACAAATTTAAGAGCTTCTAACGCGGCCGTCATTTCCATTCGATTGTTTGTTGTGGAACGCTCACCGTCGCCGAGCTCTTGCACCTGATTGGTTGGAAAAAGGACAATGCTTCCCCAGCCACCTGGTCCAGGATTTCCGGAGCAAGCGCCGTCAGAAAAAATCATAATATAATCACGAGTTGTTTTTTGCACAGATCAATCCTCGCGAAGGCAGGAAGCCATGTCAATGCTCG
This region of Bdellovibrio sp. BCCA genomic DNA includes:
- the rnhA gene encoding ribonuclease HI, with the protein product MQKTTRDYIMIFSDGACSGNPGPGGWGSIVLFPTNQVQELGDGERSTTNNRMEMTAALEALKFVRNQPGQIHFYTDSTYLIRGITQWIWGWKKRNWQTAEGQDVSNRDLWEEISQLVQERGARNKIEWKYSRGHIGIPGNERCDRIAVAFSKDDYVNLYSGSLDNYSVNLLEVPADTSLPEMRQPGEKKEAFSYLSNLGGLVYRHKDWPSCQKRVSGQSGAKFKKAMSASDEIEILKTWGLSPQTVIKEG